The nucleotide window CTGTTCCACCTAATTGTGTATCTCCTGAAGTAGATTTAACCTCAAATACACCATCTCCAAACTCCATTACTGTAACATCTAATGTTCCGCCACCAAAATCAAAAACTAATATTTTAATTTCTTTTTCTGACTTATCTAATCCATAAGCCATAGAAGCAGAAGTAGGTTCATTTACTAGTCTAACAACATCTAATCCAGCAATTGTTCCTGCATCTTTTGTTGCCTGTCTTTGATCATCATCAAAATAAGCAGGTACAGTAATAACTGCCTTTTTTATTGGCTCCCCAACAAATTCTTCTGCATCTTTCTTTATCTTTTGTAAAAGAAAAGCAGATATTTGCTGAGGTGTATACTCTTTATCATTAATCTTGTATTTATGTTTTGTACCAATCTTTCTTTTTGCAGCAGTTATTGTTCTTTCAGGATTAGAAACAGCCTGTCTTCTTGCAGGTTCTCCAACCAACTTCTGATTGTCTTCAGTAAAAGCCACAACAGACGGAAATGCTTTTCCATACTGTGTTATTCCTTCTGCAGATGGAATTATTGTAGGTTTCCCTGCTTGCAAAATAGCTGCAGCAGAATTACTTGTCCCTAAATCAATTCCAATTATCTTCTCTTTTTTTGTAGATTTTTCTTTTTTATCATCATTTGTCATTTTCTTTTTCCCCCAAAACCGATTTTCTTAGTATTTTAACATCTTCATCCTTTAAAATTGGTTTTCCTTTTTTCATATTTTGAGCATAACTCACTATTTCAACAACCTCAAAAAGTTTTTTGAGCTTATTTAAGTTAAAATTATCATATTCTTTTATTGAAGCTAACGCCTGATAAACATCATAATCAGATGTAACTAAATCAATCTCACTTGATTTACATGTAATCAAAGTATCTGTTTCATCATCATCTGTAATCAGATACTTCAAAATCTTCTCAGCTTTGATAAAGTATTTCTGTTTTTGTTGTGCCATTTTACCCTAAATAAGATGGAGTTGTCGCTTTTCCACTACCTTTCTTTGGTTTTTTGTTTCTCTTTTCTATGATTTTCAATTGTTTTGGCTTTTCTATCTTACCAAACTCTTTCTCATAATTTTTAATAACTTCTCCTAACAACTCATAAAACTTTTTTGTATGATACACATCAAACATTACAATATTATGCTTTAGATTAATTACAGTGTTTTCTTTTGATCTTGGATCAACTCTCGGTGTTATACACTTAAAATCAAAGATAAACTGCATTGGATTAAAATTAATTGATGCTTCATGTGCAAAAAAATCAGGTGCTAAATCACCTATATTCATATTTATTTTTTGTTTTTCCATTTTTACCCCCAAATTACTTTAATATTTCATAATTTAGTATTTTATTTAATAGTTTTTTATCAGGAACTAATTCCTCTAATCTGCCTCCTGGTATAGTAGGATGTGTTTTTAGATAGGTAGCCCACTGCCTTACACTTTCTGGATCATTTTTATTAACAAAATAATTCAATGTAAACCAAAGATGGATTGCTTCTCCATGTTTGTCACAATTACCAACCTTACAATGCAATGGTTTTACTTCCTGAATTGTACATCCTTGCTTTTCATCATGAAATACACACTCACCATATGGTTTGTCTTTATCTTTTTTTATTAGCTTAGGCCTCATCAGCTTTGTATTAAATTTCTCACCTTCTTCTAAAAATTGTTTTTTTAATTTTTTCTCACGTACTCCCAAAAACTTTGCAATCTTTTTTGCATCGTCTTCAACCAAATAACCAGAACTATATTTGCAGCAATGACTGCACCTTTGACAATTTCCTGTTAAATCTAAAATATCTTTTAAAGGTGTTTTTGCGCTTACTTCAACATTTGGTAGCTCTTTTGTCATGTTTATCATCCCCGCCTTTTGGACTTTTTTTTGAAATTTTAACTTTAGTATGCCTTATAACCTTATCATCTAGCATATATCCTTTCTGGAGCTCTTCTAATATCACTCCATCTTCTTTATTAGATTCCTGGGTTATTAAAACTTCGTGTTTGTATGGATCAAATCTACATCCTTCAATATTTATTTTCCTTAACCCCATATCTTCTAAAGTTTGAAAAAGCTGGGAATATATCAGCTCAACACCCTTTATGAATTCTTCTTTATTGTCTGTATTTTTTAATGATAATTCAAAACTATCTAAAACACTTAGTAATTTAGTTATTAATTCAGCCTTAGCATATTTATTTATTTCACTATTCTGGCTTTCAACTCTTTTTTTATAGTTTTCAAAATCAGCTTGTAATCTTTGAATTGTCTCAGTCAATTCTTTCTTTGTTTCATGTTTTTTTGAATCTTTCATTTTACATCTTGTTGATTTAAAATCAACCATACTAATCTAAGATAGTGCAGGTTATATTTAAATGTTTCG belongs to Candidatus Woesearchaeota archaeon B3_Woes and includes:
- the grpE gene encoding nucleotide exchange factor GrpE codes for the protein MVDFKSTRCKMKDSKKHETKKELTETIQRLQADFENYKKRVESQNSEINKYAKAELITKLLSVLDSFELSLKNTDNKEEFIKGVELIYSQLFQTLEDMGLRKINIEGCRFDPYKHEVLITQESNKEDGVILEELQKGYMLDDKVIRHTKVKISKKSPKGGDDKHDKRATKC